In Fibrobacter sp. UWB4, one DNA window encodes the following:
- a CDS encoding TIGR02147 family protein, giving the protein MFAKNKINIYDYSDYRKFLQEFYELEKSLDSSFSYRVFAAAVGMDASLLLKILQGKRHISPKCIDVFVNFFHFKDAKAEYFREMIAYGKAKNDEDVRSHFETLQKMRPAACRELDEARYRYFQQWYYPMIRSALDVFNYRGTQDAAALGECCIPKLSASQVENAVDALLQLGLARANKDGRVVPTDAHLKTMEHWLSACISDYQSSIAELAGKSIQNTPKEKRDISTLTMALDSQQIDKIREILAKTRKAIVNVVNAMPPQICDSVYQLNFQLFPMMKKEEQ; this is encoded by the coding sequence ATGTTTGCAAAAAACAAAATCAACATTTACGACTATTCGGACTACCGCAAGTTCTTGCAGGAGTTCTATGAACTCGAGAAATCACTGGATTCCTCGTTCAGTTATCGAGTGTTTGCTGCGGCGGTTGGCATGGACGCAAGCCTGCTTTTGAAAATATTGCAGGGTAAACGCCACATTTCTCCGAAATGCATAGATGTTTTCGTTAATTTTTTCCATTTCAAGGATGCCAAGGCGGAATACTTCCGCGAAATGATTGCTTACGGCAAGGCGAAAAACGATGAGGATGTGCGTAGCCATTTTGAAACGCTTCAAAAAATGCGACCTGCAGCTTGCCGAGAACTCGACGAAGCCCGGTACCGCTATTTTCAGCAATGGTATTATCCGATGATCCGCTCGGCGCTCGATGTATTCAATTATCGCGGTACACAAGATGCTGCCGCCCTTGGGGAATGCTGCATTCCAAAGCTTTCCGCTTCGCAAGTAGAAAACGCTGTCGATGCTTTGTTGCAGCTCGGACTTGCTCGCGCCAACAAGGATGGTCGTGTGGTTCCGACCGACGCTCATCTTAAGACTATGGAACACTGGCTGAGTGCCTGTATCAGCGATTACCAAAGCAGCATTGCGGAACTGGCCGGCAAATCCATCCAGAATACTCCCAAAGAAAAACGCGACATCAGCACGCTCACGATGGCTCTTGATTCGCAACAAATTGATAAAATTCGTGAAATCCTCGCCAAAACGAGAAAAGCCATCGTAAACGTAGTCAATGCGATGCCTCCGCAAATTTGCGATAGCGTTTATCAGTTAAACTTTCAGTTGTTTCCGATGATGAAAAAGGAAGAACAATGA
- a CDS encoding DUF4405 domain-containing protein — translation MPISAKIRMPLDIAMTVATLVLMGGNYFFESTAVHEILGVVLLVLWAVHISLNRRFFLSLFKGRYNAFRILQAVVNCGILLCAFFLMVSGVMLSNHVFAWLRIESGASFARTAHLLASHWYYVFMSLHIGLHVSLIANRLGIAGVFKSKAALVATRMVAVLVAGYGIYAIAIRGLWKYMFLQQPFFFFDAERGYALFFADYIAIVVLLAVAVHYVAKLMKA, via the coding sequence ATGCCAATTTCCGCCAAAATCCGTATGCCGCTTGATATCGCGATGACGGTCGCGACGCTCGTGCTGATGGGTGGGAATTACTTCTTTGAATCGACTGCCGTTCACGAGATTCTAGGCGTGGTGCTGCTTGTTCTGTGGGCGGTGCACATCTCGCTGAACCGGCGATTCTTCCTTTCGCTGTTCAAGGGACGCTACAATGCATTCCGCATTTTGCAGGCGGTCGTGAATTGCGGGATCCTTTTGTGCGCATTTTTCTTGATGGTGAGCGGCGTTATGCTTTCGAACCACGTGTTTGCCTGGCTCAGAATTGAATCGGGTGCAAGTTTCGCCCGCACGGCGCACCTGCTCGCCAGCCACTGGTATTACGTGTTCATGTCGCTCCACATCGGGCTGCATGTAAGCTTGATTGCAAACCGCTTGGGAATTGCGGGCGTATTCAAGTCAAAGGCTGCACTTGTTGCAACTCGCATGGTTGCCGTTCTCGTGGCGGGTTACGGAATTTACGCCATCGCCATTCGCGGGCTTTGGAAATACATGTTCCTGCAACAGCCCTTCTTTTTCTTTGATGCGGAACGCGGCTACGCCCTCTTTTTCGCAGACTACATCGCCATCGTCGTGCTGCTCGCCGTTGCGGTGCATTATGTGGCGAAACTCATGAAGGCGTAG
- a CDS encoding carboxymuconolactone decarboxylase family protein, whose protein sequence is MAKNGKSGMPTINYFLASNCFGDYYTRKGLDLNTRELLTMAILVNLGTEPQLKAHIGANLKIRTAEYVEQAIYNCLPYCGYPRTLNALRLLKEAVAEAGSQQGPSAGSTGSPTLSGTLNAAGAVNASDAKVAEQGRSVPGKDWSVFPVGKPNDAHAKYFVGKSYLDMISKEQVGVGNVTFEPACRNNWHIHHAKKGGGQILIATAGRGYYQEWGKPAVELKPGDVVNIPAGVKHWHGAAPNSWFQHLAIEVPGEGTSNEWLESVSDEDYGKLK, encoded by the coding sequence ATGGCGAAGAACGGCAAGAGCGGTATGCCGACTATCAATTACTTCTTGGCGAGCAACTGCTTTGGCGATTACTACACCCGCAAGGGACTCGACCTGAATACTCGCGAACTCTTGACGATGGCGATTCTCGTGAACCTGGGAACGGAGCCGCAGCTCAAGGCGCATATCGGCGCGAACCTCAAGATTCGCACGGCCGAATACGTGGAACAGGCGATTTACAACTGCTTGCCGTATTGCGGTTACCCGCGCACGCTGAACGCGTTGCGACTGCTCAAGGAAGCGGTGGCGGAAGCTGGAAGCCAGCAAGGCCCTTCGGCTGGTTCGACAGGCTCACCAACCTTATCTGGGACATTGAACGCGGCTGGTGCAGTAAACGCGTCGGACGCAAAGGTCGCTGAGCAAGGTCGAAGTGTGCCAGGCAAGGACTGGAGTGTGTTCCCGGTGGGCAAGCCGAACGACGCCCACGCCAAGTATTTCGTGGGCAAGAGTTATCTCGACATGATCAGCAAGGAACAGGTGGGTGTCGGGAACGTGACTTTTGAACCGGCATGCCGCAACAACTGGCATATCCATCATGCAAAGAAGGGCGGTGGCCAGATTCTCATCGCGACGGCGGGCCGCGGCTACTACCAGGAATGGGGTAAGCCGGCGGTGGAACTGAAGCCCGGCGACGTGGTGAACATTCCGGCTGGCGTCAAGCATTGGCACGGGGCGGCTCCAAATTCCTGGTTCCAGCATTTGGCGATTGAAGTTCCCGGTGAAGGAACGAGCAATGAATGGCTCGAGTCCGTGAGCGACGAAGACTACGGGAAGTTGAAATAA
- a CDS encoding efflux RND transporter permease subunit, giving the protein MKKKRSFVEIAMRYRGIVFMLCCFLVLFGIYGLSANRKNEFPEFTVRQGVVIAVYPGATVKEVEDRVTKPLEDYIFTYGDVKKSKTTSMTRDGMVIVQVALEDYVYDKDGFWSRFKHGVSQFKSSLPAGVLAIIVMDDFGDASSMLLAIESKNKTYRELGEYLDGLADNLRPLESVGRITRFGEQKDQISIYLDNDKLSQYGLGYKSVAAFLSGQGLVNIAGTLRDGEYNHPIYVESGVNSLESVRETIVFSAPDGSVVRLKDVARVEREYPDRTAYIEVNGNKCVMLSVEMKKGHDIVKMGKEIKHVLSEFESSLPEEVKMFRITDQTEVVGKSIEDFLREILVAVLAVIIVVVLLQPFKVALIAASTIPISIFISLGLFFGLGYEINGVTLAALMVSLGMIVDNSIVILDDYQERIYGPGSRWRAAEHSAVHFLKSIFSATLAISITFFPFLVTMNGMFSDFVTTFPWAVTIVLTISLLVAIFIVPYLQFAFVKPKTKKKSKYSFESISNFIYERVLRTCFRFPKLTILVAIICVVLGAVMILSRPIKLMPIAERNQFSVEFYLPNGTSINQTSAVADSVKRILEKDPRVTYITTFKGMSSPRFHMTYAPQFAGENFAQFIVNTESEQATDEIIKEYSEKYVDHFANVFVRFKQLSFSDAASPIEIRISDGTDESRKVASEKVKNYLRSLPGVYLVRSSYGEPLSGIKVSLDENASKLGVNQFSLEALLASRYNAGFPIATLWEGNKNVPVVLKGTHADSASFSDLENEKIATYGGLSNAPLRQIAKFSPVFNEGARDRRNGLPTVTISAEVSSGVSANDLALKHFESLKKLTASEGVKLELGGEAASVIETLPGLLKGLVVAVAMMFLIMVWHFRRIRTALMLFSLLSLSTFGTGVAMWIMDLDFTITGVLGMVSLLGIMVRNGIIMIDYAEELKRDEHLDSKNAIYNSALRRMRPIFLTSAAASAGVLPMMLSGDGLWVPMAIIIFWGTLVTMCLILTVLPVAYWGVSCMKFRRRKVG; this is encoded by the coding sequence ATGAAAAAGAAACGTTCCTTTGTTGAAATAGCCATGCGCTATCGCGGCATTGTGTTTATGCTTTGCTGCTTTTTGGTGCTGTTTGGCATTTATGGCCTTTCCGCCAACCGAAAAAATGAGTTCCCTGAATTTACGGTGCGTCAGGGCGTTGTGATTGCAGTTTATCCAGGTGCCACTGTAAAAGAAGTTGAAGACCGTGTTACGAAACCGCTTGAAGACTACATCTTTACTTACGGCGATGTCAAAAAGAGTAAAACGACTTCTATGACTCGCGATGGCATGGTGATTGTTCAGGTGGCGCTCGAAGATTACGTGTATGACAAAGATGGGTTTTGGAGTCGCTTTAAGCATGGTGTTTCGCAGTTCAAGTCGAGTTTGCCTGCTGGAGTCCTTGCGATTATTGTGATGGATGATTTTGGCGATGCTTCGTCGATGCTCTTGGCGATAGAAAGCAAGAATAAAACTTATCGTGAATTGGGTGAATATCTGGATGGGCTTGCGGATAACTTAAGACCGCTTGAAAGTGTCGGCCGCATTACGCGTTTTGGCGAACAGAAAGACCAGATTTCTATTTATCTGGACAACGATAAACTTTCCCAGTACGGGTTGGGTTACAAGTCGGTGGCGGCGTTCCTTTCGGGGCAAGGCCTTGTGAATATTGCGGGAACTTTGAGGGACGGCGAATACAATCATCCGATTTATGTGGAAAGTGGCGTGAATTCCTTAGAAAGTGTCCGCGAAACGATTGTCTTTAGTGCGCCTGATGGAAGTGTGGTTCGCTTGAAAGATGTAGCCCGTGTAGAACGCGAATATCCTGATCGTACGGCCTACATCGAGGTGAACGGCAACAAGTGCGTGATGCTTAGCGTCGAAATGAAAAAAGGCCATGACATTGTGAAAATGGGCAAGGAAATCAAGCATGTGCTTTCGGAATTTGAAAGCAGCTTGCCTGAAGAAGTCAAGATGTTCCGCATTACGGACCAGACGGAAGTTGTTGGCAAAAGCATCGAAGACTTTTTGAGAGAAATCTTGGTTGCCGTATTGGCGGTTATTATTGTGGTCGTTCTGCTGCAGCCCTTCAAGGTGGCGCTGATTGCTGCCTCGACTATTCCCATATCCATCTTCATTTCGCTGGGACTTTTCTTTGGCCTCGGCTACGAAATCAATGGTGTGACGCTTGCAGCCTTGATGGTGTCGCTGGGGATGATTGTGGATAATTCCATCGTGATATTGGATGATTATCAGGAACGAATTTATGGGCCTGGTTCTCGTTGGAGAGCGGCGGAACATAGCGCTGTGCATTTCTTGAAATCGATTTTTTCGGCAACGCTTGCCATAAGCATTACCTTCTTCCCGTTCTTGGTGACGATGAATGGAATGTTTAGTGATTTTGTGACGACATTCCCGTGGGCGGTAACGATTGTCCTTACGATTTCTTTGCTCGTGGCGATATTTATTGTTCCCTATTTGCAATTTGCTTTTGTAAAGCCGAAAACGAAAAAGAAGAGCAAGTATTCTTTTGAGAGTATCTCGAACTTTATCTATGAACGCGTTTTGAGAACTTGTTTCAGGTTTCCCAAATTGACCATTCTCGTGGCGATTATTTGTGTGGTTTTGGGAGCTGTTATGATTCTTTCTCGCCCAATAAAGCTCATGCCGATTGCAGAACGCAACCAGTTCTCAGTAGAATTCTATTTGCCGAACGGGACTTCGATTAATCAGACTTCTGCCGTGGCAGATAGCGTGAAGCGTATCTTGGAAAAGGATCCAAGAGTCACCTACATTACGACATTCAAGGGAATGTCTTCGCCGCGTTTCCACATGACTTATGCGCCACAATTTGCGGGTGAAAATTTTGCGCAGTTCATTGTAAATACCGAAAGTGAACAAGCTACTGATGAAATTATCAAGGAGTATTCGGAAAAGTATGTGGACCATTTTGCAAATGTATTTGTGCGCTTTAAACAGCTCAGCTTTAGCGATGCCGCTTCGCCAATAGAAATTAGAATTTCTGATGGAACGGATGAAAGTCGTAAAGTTGCAAGCGAAAAGGTGAAAAATTATTTGCGGAGTCTCCCGGGAGTTTATCTTGTTCGCAGTTCTTATGGAGAACCCTTGAGCGGCATTAAGGTTTCGCTTGATGAGAACGCTTCAAAGCTTGGGGTGAATCAGTTCTCTCTCGAAGCGCTGCTAGCTTCTCGCTACAATGCGGGGTTCCCGATTGCCACTCTTTGGGAAGGCAATAAAAATGTGCCTGTTGTGCTTAAAGGAACTCATGCCGATTCTGCTAGTTTCTCGGATCTTGAAAATGAAAAGATTGCAACTTATGGTGGACTATCCAATGCACCGCTCCGCCAGATTGCAAAGTTCTCGCCTGTGTTTAACGAGGGCGCGCGCGATAGAAGAAACGGCCTCCCGACGGTGACGATTTCTGCCGAAGTTTCGTCTGGCGTCAGTGCGAATGACCTTGCTTTAAAGCATTTTGAATCGCTGAAAAAGTTGACTGCTAGCGAAGGTGTTAAATTGGAGCTTGGCGGCGAAGCTGCCTCTGTTATCGAAACGCTCCCTGGACTCCTTAAAGGTCTCGTCGTTGCGGTTGCCATGATGTTCCTTATTATGGTGTGGCACTTCCGTAGAATTCGTACGGCTCTTATGCTCTTCTCGTTATTGTCGCTTTCCACTTTCGGCACGGGCGTTGCTATGTGGATTATGGATTTGGACTTTACAATTACGGGTGTTCTTGGTATGGTGAGTCTGCTTGGAATTATGGTGCGTAACGGAATTATCATGATTGACTATGCTGAGGAATTGAAGCGTGATGAGCATTTGGATTCTAAAAATGCCATCTACAATTCGGCACTTAGGCGTATGCGCCCGATATTCCTGACTTCGGCGGCGGCCTCTGCGGGCGTTTTGCCGATGATGCTGAGTGGTGATGGCCTTTGGGTGCCTATGGCAATCATTATTTTCTGGGGGACGCTTGTAACGATGTGCTTGATTTTGACGGTGCTGCCCGTTGCTTATTGGGGCGTAAGTTGTATGAAGTTCAGACGCAGGAAAGTGGGTTAG
- a CDS encoding flavodoxin yields MAAEKKILVAYYSRADENYEVGTITKGNTEIIAEMIAKKTGGTLLHVEPAKEYPKKYDDCINVAKKELAQDARPAIKPVNVNPEEFDEIYVGYPVWWGEMPMPMFTFFEKYNLKGKTIHPFVTHEGSGLSGVARLKKVTGANVTPGLAIYGHVAQNERDKAQKEVDKWVK; encoded by the coding sequence ATGGCAGCAGAAAAGAAAATCCTCGTCGCATACTATTCCCGTGCCGACGAAAATTATGAAGTCGGAACAATCACTAAGGGCAATACTGAAATCATTGCCGAGATGATTGCGAAAAAGACGGGCGGCACGCTTTTGCACGTGGAACCCGCGAAGGAATACCCCAAGAAATACGATGACTGCATCAACGTGGCCAAGAAGGAACTTGCGCAGGACGCGCGCCCGGCCATCAAGCCGGTGAACGTGAACCCCGAAGAATTCGACGAAATTTACGTCGGTTATCCGGTGTGGTGGGGCGAAATGCCCATGCCCATGTTCACTTTCTTCGAGAAGTATAATTTGAAGGGCAAGACGATTCATCCGTTCGTGACCCACGAAGGTAGCGGCCTTTCGGGTGTTGCGCGCCTCAAGAAGGTGACCGGCGCGAATGTGACCCCCGGCCTTGCCATCTACGGACACGTGGCCCAGAACGAACGCGACAAGGCCCAGAAAGAAGTCGACAAGTGGGTGAAGTAG
- a CDS encoding TolC family protein, with translation MNKLNNIMVALVFGLAASFAADVYTLDDCLRIARENNATLKSAKVNRQMAEETEGSAFPAYFPKVFAGGFAFISNDFLVKQKMDLSKEMEGFGQQVAPAMMQAGIDPSMLAGLPTTFNMGMVDKGIIGHLTLIQPIFVGGQIYNGNQLAKIGTRAAKLQETLAETEIRKNTETYYWLIVSLKEKLKTLAEAEKQVDAIYSDVQVAVDAGVAVKNDLLRVELEKKKLQSNRLKLENGISVAKLMLARQMNRDNADFDLADADLSQVTPPESYAISADDAVERRAESKLLAISREAAEKERSMERGKVLPTVAVGASLLYQNLLDDDAVNGVLFASLTVPISDWWSNSYSTAKLDLKAKKAAIDEVENKNLIKVDIDAKWNTLNESFKQIEISRDAIAQAEENLRIQREYYNAGTATLSNLLEAETLRQQAADSYTEAVTGYYTAVCAYLTATGR, from the coding sequence ATGAATAAATTGAATAACATAATGGTTGCTCTTGTTTTTGGCTTGGCTGCCTCGTTTGCGGCGGATGTGTATACGCTTGATGATTGTTTGCGTATTGCCCGCGAAAATAATGCGACTTTGAAGAGTGCGAAAGTGAATCGTCAAATGGCCGAAGAAACTGAAGGAAGTGCCTTCCCGGCGTATTTCCCGAAAGTGTTTGCCGGTGGTTTTGCCTTTATCTCAAATGATTTCTTGGTAAAGCAAAAAATGGACTTGTCCAAAGAAATGGAAGGTTTCGGACAGCAAGTTGCACCAGCCATGATGCAGGCGGGAATTGACCCGTCCATGTTGGCGGGGCTTCCGACAACGTTTAATATGGGAATGGTCGATAAAGGAATTATTGGACATTTGACTTTGATTCAGCCGATTTTTGTGGGCGGGCAAATTTACAACGGCAACCAGCTTGCCAAAATTGGAACTCGTGCTGCGAAGTTGCAAGAGACTCTTGCTGAAACGGAAATCCGCAAGAATACGGAAACTTATTACTGGCTCATTGTTTCGCTTAAGGAAAAGTTGAAAACGCTTGCCGAAGCCGAAAAACAGGTGGATGCAATTTATAGCGATGTTCAAGTTGCTGTGGATGCTGGAGTCGCTGTGAAAAACGATTTGCTCCGTGTAGAACTTGAAAAGAAAAAACTGCAAAGCAATCGTTTAAAACTTGAAAACGGAATCTCGGTTGCAAAGTTGATGTTGGCTCGGCAAATGAATCGCGACAATGCTGACTTTGACCTTGCCGATGCTGATCTTTCACAAGTTACGCCGCCTGAATCTTATGCAATTTCTGCTGATGACGCCGTTGAACGCCGTGCCGAAAGCAAGTTGCTTGCCATCAGTCGCGAAGCTGCTGAAAAGGAACGCTCAATGGAGCGCGGCAAGGTGCTGCCTACGGTTGCTGTGGGCGCGAGCCTTTTGTATCAAAACTTGCTTGATGACGATGCTGTAAATGGTGTGCTTTTTGCATCGCTTACAGTGCCGATTTCGGATTGGTGGAGCAATAGTTATTCTACCGCCAAGCTTGATTTGAAGGCGAAAAAGGCGGCGATTGATGAAGTCGAAAACAAGAACTTGATCAAGGTGGATATTGACGCCAAATGGAATACGCTGAATGAATCTTTTAAGCAAATTGAAATCAGCCGTGATGCCATTGCCCAAGCCGAAGAAAACCTCCGCATTCAACGTGAATATTACAATGCGGGCACGGCGACGCTCAGCAATCTGCTTGAAGCTGAAACTTTGCGGCAGCAGGCTGCGGACTCCTACACCGAAGCCGTTACGGGGTATTACACCGCTGTCTGTGCGTACTTGACGGCGACAGGCCGGTAA
- a CDS encoding glycosyl hydrolase, translated as MIKRKNFLFLILALSSMAFATKYEAEAATLSGGAKNVNASGVSGTGYADLQEGNISFNGVTAESAGKYQVTIHYKAGDFKANYLKVNGATAGTIDFNATTSWADVTTVATLKAGTNTISIEKYWGWISVDYIEVEPYQSSPFKISATPVTPNATESAVKLYSFLRENFGKKTISGMMTGDMSGYTMGADFKTHDDVKYTFTRTGKYPALVGLDFLFASGPKANESWNKEYTDKAISIAKGLWKAGGIPAFTWHWKDPLDKKDAFYIQSAANGGEYTDFDFSTGFKPGTTEWNTESAAYKGIIADIDHIADYFLELQKDGVAGIFRPLHEAGGKWFWWSINSGEQFAALYRLVYDRMVKVKGVKNMIWVYNPEGSTVTSWDPGSEYYDVLSIDIYNSANDHSSNASAFDKFKGASKSTKIIALSENGPIPDVNNMHTDEAVWSWWMPWYSTWSGTWPGQTKDGVWKSNMNDERIITLEDMPGWDKYIAITKPDTSTTSIATMPRIAGTATTVGIFDMNGHYLGVTTQGLPQGHYVVRRKIQGHLVNTVYFKK; from the coding sequence ATGATTAAAAGAAAAAACTTCCTTTTTTTGATTCTTGCTCTTTCGAGTATGGCATTTGCAACTAAGTACGAAGCTGAAGCAGCGACTCTTTCCGGAGGAGCAAAAAATGTCAACGCATCCGGAGTTTCGGGAACGGGTTATGCCGACTTGCAAGAAGGAAATATTTCTTTTAATGGTGTCACCGCAGAGAGTGCGGGCAAGTACCAAGTGACCATCCATTACAAGGCCGGAGATTTCAAAGCAAACTACTTGAAAGTAAACGGCGCAACAGCAGGCACCATCGACTTTAACGCCACCACTTCATGGGCGGATGTCACGACTGTAGCAACACTTAAAGCTGGGACAAACACAATCTCTATTGAGAAATACTGGGGCTGGATTAGTGTGGACTATATTGAAGTCGAACCTTACCAGTCGTCTCCTTTCAAAATCTCCGCAACGCCAGTTACCCCGAACGCCACCGAAAGTGCAGTCAAGCTCTACAGCTTTTTGCGCGAGAACTTTGGCAAAAAGACGATTAGCGGTATGATGACCGGCGACATGAGCGGTTACACCATGGGAGCCGATTTTAAGACGCACGACGATGTAAAATACACATTCACTCGTACGGGAAAGTACCCGGCTCTTGTCGGTTTAGATTTCTTGTTTGCAAGCGGTCCGAAAGCAAACGAAAGCTGGAACAAGGAATACACGGACAAAGCTATTTCAATCGCGAAAGGCCTCTGGAAAGCGGGAGGCATCCCAGCATTCACTTGGCACTGGAAAGACCCGCTGGATAAAAAAGACGCCTTCTATATCCAGAGTGCGGCAAACGGTGGCGAATACACTGATTTCGATTTCTCTACAGGTTTCAAGCCAGGCACCACCGAATGGAATACCGAAAGCGCAGCTTACAAAGGAATCATCGCAGACATTGACCACATCGCCGATTATTTCCTTGAATTGCAGAAAGATGGTGTAGCGGGAATCTTCCGTCCTTTGCATGAAGCGGGTGGAAAGTGGTTCTGGTGGAGCATCAATTCCGGTGAACAGTTTGCAGCCCTTTATCGACTCGTCTATGATCGCATGGTCAAAGTCAAGGGGGTAAAAAACATGATTTGGGTCTATAACCCTGAAGGAAGTACCGTAACCTCTTGGGATCCAGGCAGCGAATACTACGATGTACTCTCCATTGACATCTACAACAGCGCAAACGACCATTCCAGTAATGCAAGCGCCTTCGACAAATTCAAAGGCGCATCGAAAAGCACGAAAATTATAGCTCTCAGCGAAAACGGCCCCATTCCCGATGTGAACAACATGCATACCGACGAAGCCGTATGGAGTTGGTGGATGCCGTGGTACAGCACTTGGAGCGGAACTTGGCCCGGCCAAACAAAAGATGGTGTATGGAAAAGCAACATGAATGACGAGCGTATCATTACTCTCGAAGACATGCCAGGTTGGGACAAGTACATAGCAATAACCAAGCCTGACACAAGTACCACCAGTATCGCAACCATGCCACGCATAGCCGGGACCGCAACCACCGTTGGGATTTTTGACATGAACGGTCATTATTTGGGCGTCACCACGCAAGGACTTCCGCAAGGGCACTATGTTGTACGTAGAAAGATTCAAGGACACCTTGTGAATACGGTGTATTTCAAGAAATAA
- a CDS encoding flavodoxin, which yields MKFAKLLSCAILWFSAVSLAAAPAPDGFVLIKGGTFNMGSPANEDWRVNDETLHKVKVSDFYLGKYEVTQKLYREVTGENPSSFKGDDLPVENITWLDAARFCNKLSERDGRTPVYAIEGDAVSWNREANGYRLPTEAEWEYAARGGTTTPFYTKKAPGADDVNFYGHYPYQIEQNYFNDEVLETRPGVYRGNTLPVGKFKPNPFGLYDIYGNVGEWCFDFYGDYGVSAGSTSVTVDPAGKPSGTRRVHRGGGWNDFGKNLRSAYRGAMQQSSKSYNVGLRLAMNAGAGVKGTFVTQEAAGFKGEKAQAALNPKGASRALIVFYSWSGNTRGVAREIKKQTGFDMVELELVKPYSDDYNTVLKQAQNDQHKQARPALKKKPDAKKWAGYETIIIGYPNWWASIPMPIATLLESYDFTGKRILPFCSHGGGRFGQSITAIAKLAPNAKIGEGLSVHYSGGSSLSKDVAKWLEKNGVKTK from the coding sequence ATGAAGTTCGCTAAACTTTTATCTTGTGCAATTTTGTGGTTCTCGGCGGTGTCGCTTGCGGCGGCACCTGCGCCCGATGGCTTCGTGCTTATCAAGGGCGGGACTTTCAACATGGGAAGCCCCGCAAACGAGGACTGGCGCGTCAACGACGAGACGCTGCATAAGGTGAAGGTCTCCGATTTTTATCTGGGTAAATACGAGGTGACGCAAAAGCTTTACCGCGAAGTGACGGGCGAAAATCCCTCCAGTTTTAAGGGTGACGACTTGCCCGTCGAAAACATCACATGGCTCGATGCGGCTCGTTTTTGCAACAAGTTAAGCGAACGCGACGGACGCACTCCCGTTTACGCTATCGAAGGCGATGCGGTCAGCTGGAATCGCGAGGCGAACGGCTACAGGCTCCCCACCGAAGCGGAATGGGAATACGCGGCCCGAGGCGGCACGACCACGCCGTTCTACACAAAGAAGGCTCCCGGTGCCGACGACGTGAATTTTTACGGGCATTATCCGTATCAAATCGAGCAGAACTATTTCAACGACGAGGTTCTGGAAACACGCCCCGGCGTTTACCGCGGGAACACGCTCCCCGTGGGCAAATTCAAGCCCAATCCCTTCGGGCTTTACGACATTTACGGGAACGTTGGCGAATGGTGCTTTGACTTTTACGGCGATTACGGTGTTTCTGCGGGCTCGACAAGCGTGACGGTCGATCCGGCGGGCAAGCCTTCGGGCACGAGGCGCGTGCATCGCGGTGGCGGCTGGAACGATTTCGGCAAAAACCTCCGCAGCGCCTATCGCGGGGCCATGCAGCAATCCAGCAAGAGTTACAATGTGGGGCTCAGGCTCGCCATGAATGCGGGTGCAGGCGTCAAGGGGACATTTGTGACCCAGGAAGCGGCGGGCTTTAAGGGCGAAAAGGCGCAAGCGGCGTTGAACCCGAAAGGGGCTTCCCGTGCGCTGATTGTTTTCTATTCCTGGAGCGGGAATACCCGCGGTGTCGCCCGCGAAATCAAGAAGCAGACCGGTTTCGACATGGTGGAACTTGAACTCGTGAAGCCCTATTCCGACGACTACAATACCGTCTTGAAGCAGGCGCAGAACGACCAGCACAAACAGGCGCGCCCTGCGCTCAAGAAAAAGCCAGACGCAAAGAAGTGGGCCGGTTACGAAACGATTATCATCGGTTACCCCAACTGGTGGGCGAGTATCCCGATGCCTATTGCGACTTTGCTCGAAAGTTACGACTTTACGGGCAAGCGGATTCTGCCGTTCTGCTCCCACGGTGGCGGGCGCTTTGGCCAGAGCATCACCGCGATTGCGAAACTCGCGCCCAACGCAAAAATCGGCGAAGGCCTTTCGGTGCATTACTCCGGCGGTTCGAGTCTCTCGAAAGATGTGGCCAAGTGGCTCGAGAAAAACGGCGTGAAGACGAAATAA